One window of the Hydrogenimonas thermophila genome contains the following:
- a CDS encoding response regulator transcription factor produces the protein MKVLLIEDDKKISSFITKGLKEELMNVDCAFDGEEGFYLLQINRYDVIIVDWMLPKISGLELIKKIRTANIVTPILMLTARGDVDDRVEGLQSGADDYLPKPFSFSELVARIQALHRRNSYNENLTLHTADLTLDPIKREVKRDGKVIDLSTKEYELLELLLRNKGYIVTNTVILEQIWNMQEFFESNVINVTIYHLRNKIDRGFEKKLIQTIRGSGYRIVNE, from the coding sequence ATGAAAGTTTTATTGATTGAAGATGATAAAAAGATCTCTTCTTTCATCACAAAAGGACTTAAAGAGGAGCTTATGAATGTCGATTGTGCCTTTGATGGTGAAGAGGGTTTTTATCTTTTGCAAATAAATCGGTATGATGTCATCATTGTAGATTGGATGCTTCCTAAAATTAGTGGTCTAGAGCTCATTAAAAAAATACGCACGGCAAACATAGTTACCCCCATACTGATGCTTACGGCGCGTGGAGATGTAGATGATCGTGTAGAGGGGCTACAAAGCGGTGCAGATGACTACCTTCCAAAACCATTCTCTTTTAGTGAACTTGTTGCCAGAATTCAAGCACTGCATCGTCGAAACAGTTATAATGAAAATCTTACACTGCATACAGCAGACCTGACACTTGATCCTATAAAACGAGAAGTTAAAAGAGATGGAAAAGTCATTGATTTAAGTACAAAAGAGTATGAACTTTTAGAGTTACTACTGCGCAATAAAGGCTATATTGTTACAAACACAGTTATATTAGAACAGATTTGGAATATGCAAGAGTTTTTTGAAAGCAATGTCATTAATGTAACAATCTATCATCTTCGCAATAAAATCGACAGAGGGTTTGAAAAAAAGCTTATTCAAACTATACGTGGATCTGGATACAGGATTGTTAATGAATAG
- a CDS encoding efflux RND transporter periplasmic adaptor subunit translates to MKKFNFIIGLSLLGIILTVTLILQQSDPAKVNTEPIPKWNIPFKSFVAGTGIVKPSTRNISIGTPVSGVVEEVYVKAGDTIKKGDPLFKIDDRKLRNQLPYLKAKVEEARSAMIKYKNIYEIDKKLYKESAGGAISKKSFEISRDNYVHSKAVLKTAIAKMESLKKDIERYTIHSPIDGIVLQCNVTPGSFLEASALTSHFLVIGSNKLNLRVNVDEYNAWRIQPGAKAVAFVRGHPEMKVPLKFLRIEPYIVPKKVMTGLPTERSDVRVLQVIYMFDKPSFPLYVGEMMDVFIDADQSKRVGQR, encoded by the coding sequence ATGAAGAAATTTAATTTTATTATAGGATTGTCTCTTTTGGGGATAATTTTAACCGTTACACTTATTTTACAGCAGTCTGATCCTGCTAAGGTAAATACAGAGCCGATCCCTAAATGGAATATACCCTTTAAATCGTTTGTTGCAGGAACTGGCATTGTTAAGCCAAGTACAAGAAACATCTCTATCGGTACTCCTGTTTCAGGTGTTGTAGAAGAGGTCTATGTCAAAGCTGGTGATACTATTAAAAAGGGTGATCCTCTTTTTAAAATTGATGATCGTAAACTTAGAAACCAACTTCCATACTTGAAAGCAAAGGTTGAAGAGGCACGCAGTGCTATGATCAAATATAAAAATATTTATGAAATAGATAAAAAACTCTACAAAGAGTCTGCAGGCGGAGCAATAAGTAAAAAAAGTTTTGAAATATCAAGAGACAATTATGTACATTCAAAGGCTGTTTTAAAAACAGCTATTGCTAAAATGGAGAGTCTGAAAAAAGATATTGAAAGATATACAATACATTCGCCGATTGATGGCATTGTACTTCAGTGCAATGTAACACCAGGCAGTTTTTTAGAAGCATCAGCTTTAACTTCACATTTTTTAGTGATTGGAAGTAACAAGTTAAACCTTCGTGTCAATGTAGATGAATATAATGCTTGGCGTATTCAACCAGGTGCTAAGGCTGTTGCCTTTGTGCGAGGACACCCTGAAATGAAAGTGCCGCTTAAGTTTTTGCGCATAGAACCATATATTGTTCCTAAAAAGGTTATGACTGGGCTACCGACTGAAAGAAGCGATGTACGGGTTCTTCAAGTTATCTATATGTTTGATAAGCCATCTTTTCCACTCTATGTCGGAGAGATGATGGATGTTTTTATAGATGCAGATCAAAGTAAAAGAGTAGGGCAGAGATAG
- a CDS encoding ABC transporter ATP-binding protein yields MSNEKEFKEIAIHCKNIVKAYGSGTSKVLALRGVDVDIYRGELMMIVGPSGCGKTTFISIISTMLSFDSGVCKVLGLDISKISEKDTVLFRRENIGFVFQAFNLLPALTAQENVAVPLLVKGIERKEAMERSAKALVLVGLNKRHSALPSQMSGGEKQRVAIARAIVHRPKLIICDEPTSNLDHSTGLNVMKLLSKLSKELQTTVIVVTHDNRILDFADRIAYMDDGKITHIKER; encoded by the coding sequence ATGAGTAATGAAAAAGAGTTTAAAGAGATTGCTATACATTGCAAAAACATAGTAAAAGCTTATGGAAGTGGTACTTCTAAGGTTTTGGCACTTCGTGGTGTAGATGTTGATATTTATAGAGGTGAATTGATGATGATTGTCGGTCCCTCTGGGTGCGGAAAGACGACATTTATCTCTATTATCTCTACAATGCTGTCGTTTGACAGTGGCGTTTGCAAAGTGTTGGGTTTGGATATTTCTAAAATATCTGAAAAAGATACAGTTCTGTTTAGAAGAGAGAATATTGGATTTGTATTTCAAGCTTTTAATCTATTGCCGGCACTTACTGCTCAAGAGAATGTGGCAGTTCCTCTTTTGGTTAAAGGTATAGAGAGAAAAGAGGCGATGGAAAGGTCTGCAAAAGCTCTCGTTTTGGTTGGTTTAAATAAGAGGCATAGTGCATTGCCTTCACAGATGAGTGGGGGAGAGAAGCAACGTGTTGCAATTGCCCGTGCCATTGTTCATAGACCTAAACTTATTATTTGCGATGAACCTACAAGCAATCTTGACCACTCAACAGGACTAAATGTGATGAAACTTTTAAGTAAGCTATCTAAAGAGTTGCAAACTACAGTAATTGTTGTGACGCACGATAATCGGATCTTAGATTTTGCTGATCGAATTGCCTATATGGATGATGGAAAAATTACACATATAAAAGAGAGATGA